Below is a genomic region from Treponema sp. OMZ 798.
AATTTTTTCTTCATTTTGCTTGGTATTTTGAATTTTTTGATGTATAATGAAAGAAACAAAGTTCGAAGTTCAAAGTAAGAAGTGCGAAGTACAAAGTTCGAAGTTCGTACTTCCTGCCGTTCGGCATTTGTCATTCGGCATTTGAACTTTCCATCGTTCGGCCTTTATTTTGAGGAGGTTTTTTATGAAAAAGATATTATTTTTTATTTTGGTACTTGTTTTGACGGTGTCATCGTGTAATCTGTTTGTAAATGAAGAATACGGCGAGCTTATTTTGAGCTTTGACGGAACTCTTCCTGACGGAGCAAGGGCATTGGACTCCAATGGACTTCCTGTTCTTTCATCGACAGATATGAAAATCAAGATAGTCAGGGAAAACGGCTATACGATAATACGGGAGCTGGCTGCCGAAGAATCCAAATCCTTAATTGAGCTTGTTCCCATAGGCGAAAAGCTCGAGATAACGGTTACGGCCTCTAATGCTTCTTCCCAATGGTCAGGTAAAAAGACCCACACCGTAACCTCAGGCCGAAATCAGGTAATAGTCCTCTTAAGCAAAAAAGCTTCAGGTTTAAATAACCTGCTGTTTACACAGAAAAAAACAGTTTCCGCATATGGGGACGTTAATTATGACTTAACCCTCTACATGGACGGAAAACCGATTACTGTGCCCCAATCGACAAGGTCGGAGCATATCTTTGCCCGAGACAGTTTGGGAAGAGTGTATGTACGATATGAAGCCGGCAATACCTATGTTGTACGCTATACGAGCGAGGGTGACGGACCTGAGAATATAAGTCTTCCGCTAGCTCCGTCTATTACCCCTTCAGCATTTATGAATGATTTTACAACAGGCATAACTTATGTTGTTTATCAAAACGGTAGTGTTTATGAAATAGAAGAAAACGCGGTCAACGGTTCCTCTCTAACAAGCCTCACGTTTTTTAAAGGTCAGGCAGCAATCGATAACGATCGTGTTGTATGGTTTGGGCATGATGCCCCTACTGAACCTAAAATCTATGTCAAAAATATTGGCAGCACAGAATCACCTACTGAAAAAGAAATCGATGATGATATTGAAATCGATGATTGTGAGACTTCCGAGGTAACCGATATTTTTATCCGCAATGGTTATGCCTATGTACTTTTTAAGACAGAGTATAGACCTAGCGGTTTCAATTTTCCCGTTTATGCTTTCGGCGGCGTTGTGCGCTATAATATAAACAATTTGGATGAGGACCCCGTAAAAATCGGTTTTACCGACCCCAAAATTAATACCAGCAATCATACACTTTATAAGCCGTACGATTATTCCAATAACTTTTACGGGGCGGTAAAGGTAATCGGCTTTGACGAGGACAATATCTACATAGCCGACGACGGCTTTGATGCCGTTTATAGCGGTCATCATACGATCATTACGGCAAACCGCAACCGCATAGCCGCGCTTAATATGGAAACAAACGCGCTCCGCTTTACCGATGCAGCACCTGCAAAATGGTTTAATGAGTGGTAGTGAAGTGCGAAGTTCGACCTTCGTCGTTCGGCATTCGAACTTCCCATCATTCGTACTTTCGGTACAGGGCAACCGCACCAGATTGCTGAAGCGGTTGGCTTCCTTATTGAGCGAAATTTTAAACAAAATTTCGCTCTTTTGTTCAAAAAAACAGGGTAACCGCATCATAGGGGGAACAAAATAGCAAAAAAATAGGCTGTGAATACCCCTCTTGCAGCCGCATAGCGGCGAAAGGCGGGTTGAACAGCCTATGTTTTTTGCGAAGATGAAACTCTGGTGCGGTTACCCTGACTTTCGGTACCTTGACTATGTATGCAATCACATATATACTATAAATTAAAAGAGAGCTGGATATGATTTTTGAATGGGATGAGGTTAAAAATGAAACTAACATAAAAAAACATGACGGTATTTCATTCAGAATAGCAGCTCGTATTTTTCTCGATAATAAGCGTATAGAAAAATACGACGAGCAGCATTCAACTATTGAAGAACAGCGTTGGAATGCGATCGGTCTTGTTGAAGATGTGCTTTTTGTTGTGTTTACGGAACGAAAGAACAATATAATTAGGCTTATATCTGCACGAAAAGCAAATCAGGAGGAAATAAATGAATACTATAGTAACTATGACATTAGATGATTTAAAGAAAACTCCGCTCACAGAAGAAGAAAAACAAACTATCCGAAAAGCAAAGTCTATCCCTGCTGATGATTGCCCCGAACAATCTAAAGAAGAGCTTGCCAAATTCAAACCATGGTATGAAGTACATAAAAAAGATGAAAATAGTATTAAAATAGATGCTGATGTATTGGAATGGTTTAAAGCTCAAGGTAAAGGCTATAAAACAAAAATTAATGCTGTTTTACGTTCTTATGCGTTTGGCTGATGAGGCTGCAAAGTACAAAGTGCGAAGTGCGACATTCGACCTTTCCATAGTTCGTCCTTAGTAATAGGTGACCTATTACAGCTAAAATATGGCACATATTTCAGTACTATACTAGGCGGCCTCGTGGGATATTACAAAATTGGTTTATTGCGGGTTAATTTTATAAAGCTTCAATTTCTTCTTTGCAAAGCCTTGTCATTTGCATAATAAAATTAAGTTCGCAATTTGCTTCTTTCATCAGCTTTGCTGTTTCACGTTCTTCGGCACGCTGTACGGTTATATCGGTTTCATAATCATATTCGGCTAATAACATGTTTATTACCTCCTCTTTTCGAAACGAGGGCATCTCCTGCGTCGCACGGCAAAAAAGTGTCCTCAACGTATACCCGATACGCCTGCGGCCGCCACGGATGGCGGTGGTTTCAACTTTACGATGTTTTGAGCAAAGCTCAAAACTCGAAGATGAAAAATGTACAAGGATGTACATTTTTCATCGGCCTTGAATCTGCTCCGCCTATTTTCAAAAAGGCTTATTCTTATAATGATTTCACTTCTTGAATGCTTAAACCCGTTCCTTCAGCTATTTTAGCAATGTCAAAGCCAAGGCGCTTAAATGCTGCAGCAGTTTCAAGGGCTTTTTGGTGTGAGCCTTGTTCAATACCTTGCTCAATACCTTGCTCAATACCTCGTTCAATACCTTGCTCAATACCCTCGGCAAAGGCTATTTCACGTTCTTCAGCACGCTGTACGGCTATATCTGTTTCATAATCATATTCGGCGAGTAACATGTTGATTACCTCCTTAGTCTTGCGTTTTAGATAGTCTCTCAAAATATTGTTTTGTATACATTCCTCAATGGCTTTTTGAAAGCCGTTTTGAGAATCAGTTTTTTTCCATCTCCTTACCGTTTCTACAAATACGGTGTATTCCTGCATCGTTTTGCAGTTTTCCAGTATAGGATGCCTATTGTTCCGGTTTATGTTTATTACCTTAACGGTTAATTCAAGGTTGGGTTTTTCTGTGCTTTCTATAAAGGCTTCCGAGAGTTTTAGTGTTTTATCGGAAGGAAAAGGTTCTTCCCCATTGTAGAAAACATAGAATTCCGGGGTTGGAATATTAAGAAGTTTACGGCTATATTTTTCTTTTGATTCAAAGAAGGTTTCGTAAAGGCGGCTGATGTATTCAAGGCAGCGT
It encodes:
- a CDS encoding Rpn family recombination-promoting nuclease/putative transposase, with product MSTSNRKYKDSVFVDLFSEDEKAKENFLSLYNALHGTSLTAADALKNIRLDQVLYMTFYNDVSYLVENKIIVLAEHQSTINPNMPLRCLEYISRLYETFFESKEKYSRKLLNIPTPEFYVFYNGEEPFPSDKTLKLSEAFIESTEKPNLELTVKVININRNNRHPILENCKTMQEYTVFVETVRRWKKTDSQNGFQKAIEECIQNNILRDYLKRKTKEVINMLLAEYDYETDIAVQRAEEREIAFAEGIEQGIERGIEQGIEQGIEQGSHQKALETAAAFKRLGFDIAKIAEGTGLSIQEVKSL
- a CDS encoding BrnT family toxin gives rise to the protein MIFEWDEVKNETNIKKHDGISFRIAARIFLDNKRIEKYDEQHSTIEEQRWNAIGLVEDVLFVVFTERKNNIIRLISARKANQEEINEYYSNYDIR
- a CDS encoding BrnA antitoxin family protein; this encodes MNTIVTMTLDDLKKTPLTEEEKQTIRKAKSIPADDCPEQSKEELAKFKPWYEVHKKDENSIKIDADVLEWFKAQGKGYKTKINAVLRSYAFG